A section of the Streptomyces sp. CG1 genome encodes:
- a CDS encoding serine/threonine-protein kinase yields the protein MSSDGGAGQGADETTSYLLQPPKRDPDAAPHVPPDARPGPLPPQRQEAGDGRLIAGRYRLLGKLGHGGMGTVWRAQDETVDREVAVKEPRLPDHLPEQERANAFERMRREARAAARLDHPAVVNVHDVAVVDDRPWIVMELVHGRSLGDVLGEGTLGAREAARIGLQVLGALQAAHAAGVLHRDVKPDNVLLGRYDRVVLTDFGIARIEGDTRLTDTGGFVGSPEYIAPERVLGQRPGPASDLWSLGVLLYTATEGVSPFRRSNTPATLQSVLNSTPAAPASASGPLAEVIEGLLRKDPAHRLPADRVRALLEQATSPPVPTRQVVRVPAPAAPVRRLGRAVWLGAGALLAAAAVAAYLVLADPFAGPLPAGWAKQPEAKLGATVAVPAGYRAVRPAKDAPDKNWVTYEDWSGGVWITLSLARKSQDSLNEIKNSARSQMYADDEKFRSSGEYTLAMPAGARTHPDDTATYHGKEAAQNTAVYTTNDSQNPRPRELRIFYYRTTAGDMYRLTVGYPGRGDFTARGREVAEAAIANLDIDKL from the coding sequence ATGAGCAGTGACGGGGGAGCCGGCCAGGGAGCCGACGAAACGACGAGTTACCTTCTGCAACCGCCGAAGCGGGACCCGGACGCAGCGCCGCACGTACCGCCGGACGCCCGGCCCGGCCCCCTCCCGCCCCAGCGGCAGGAGGCGGGCGACGGGCGGCTCATCGCCGGCCGGTACCGGCTGCTGGGCAAGCTGGGCCACGGCGGGATGGGCACCGTGTGGCGAGCCCAGGACGAGACGGTGGACCGGGAGGTCGCCGTCAAGGAGCCCCGGCTGCCCGACCACCTTCCCGAACAGGAACGCGCCAACGCCTTCGAACGCATGCGCCGCGAGGCCCGCGCGGCGGCCCGGCTGGACCATCCGGCGGTGGTGAACGTCCACGACGTCGCGGTCGTCGACGACCGGCCCTGGATCGTGATGGAGCTGGTGCACGGCCGCAGCCTCGGCGACGTCCTCGGCGAGGGCACACTCGGCGCGCGCGAGGCGGCCCGGATCGGCCTCCAGGTGCTCGGCGCGCTGCAGGCGGCGCACGCGGCAGGCGTCCTGCACCGGGACGTCAAGCCCGACAACGTCCTGCTCGGCCGGTACGACCGGGTGGTCCTCACGGACTTCGGGATCGCCCGGATCGAGGGCGACACCCGGCTCACCGACACCGGCGGCTTCGTCGGCTCGCCCGAGTACATCGCCCCGGAACGGGTGCTGGGGCAGCGGCCGGGGCCGGCGAGCGACCTGTGGTCCCTCGGGGTGCTGCTCTACACGGCCACGGAGGGCGTCTCGCCGTTCCGCCGCAGCAACACCCCGGCCACCCTCCAGTCCGTGCTCAACTCCACCCCGGCCGCGCCCGCGTCCGCCTCCGGCCCGCTGGCCGAGGTCATCGAGGGGCTGCTCCGGAAGGACCCCGCGCACCGGCTCCCGGCGGACCGGGTCCGCGCGCTGCTGGAGCAGGCGACGAGCCCCCCGGTGCCCACCCGGCAGGTCGTCCGGGTGCCCGCCCCCGCCGCTCCCGTCCGGCGCCTCGGCCGTGCCGTGTGGCTCGGCGCGGGCGCGCTGCTGGCCGCGGCCGCGGTGGCGGCGTATCTGGTGCTGGCCGATCCCTTCGCGGGCCCGCTGCCCGCCGGCTGGGCGAAGCAGCCGGAGGCGAAGCTGGGCGCCACCGTCGCCGTGCCCGCGGGCTACCGGGCCGTCCGGCCCGCCAAGGACGCCCCCGACAAGAACTGGGTGACGTACGAGGACTGGAGCGGTGGCGTCTGGATCACGCTGTCGCTGGCCAGGAAGTCGCAGGACTCCCTGAACGAGATCAAGAACAGCGCGCGGTCCCAGATGTACGCCGACGACGAGAAGTTCCGCAGCTCGGGCGAGTACACCCTCGCCATGCCCGCGGGTGCGCGGACACACCCGGACGACACCGCGACGTACCACGGCAAGGAGGCCGCGCAGAACACCGCCGTGTACACGACCAACGACAGCCAGAACCCCCGCCCGCGCGAACTCCGGATCTTCTACTACCGGACCACTGCCGGAGACATGTACAGACTCACCGTCGGCTACCCGGGCAGGGGCGACTTCACGGCTCGCGGCCGGGAGGTGGCCGAGGCGGCGATCGCGAACCTGGACATCGACAAGCTCTGA
- a CDS encoding serine/threonine-protein kinase: MSGDGEHPPDARLIGGRYRLAGRLGSGPAGTVWRARDEQVPGREVAVKEPLLPGDPAADEDSRRIAHRLYREARAAARVRHPSAVAVCDVVTEGQVPWIVMELVAGESLREALRRGPLPPAEAARIGLAVLGALRAAHAVGIVHRDVKPANVLLESGTGRVVVTDFGTGDGHPGDAPAGFVAPERTGPGAGPAADLWSLGALLRAALGDADPGPLGPLLDRLHADEPAARPGAEEVTAALRTYLGAGPVRDPEPAPAPDPAQAPAPDPEPEATSEPASGSVPAPAPASGSPSGPRRRTPRTALGLLLAKKAGLG, from the coding sequence ATGAGTGGAGACGGCGAACACCCGCCCGACGCACGTCTGATCGGTGGCCGCTACCGGCTCGCCGGGCGCCTCGGATCCGGGCCCGCCGGGACCGTCTGGCGGGCCAGGGACGAACAGGTGCCGGGCCGCGAGGTCGCCGTCAAGGAGCCGCTGCTGCCCGGTGATCCGGCCGCCGACGAGGACAGCCGCCGCATCGCCCACCGGCTCTACCGCGAGGCCCGCGCCGCGGCCCGGGTGCGCCATCCCTCCGCCGTCGCGGTGTGCGACGTCGTCACCGAGGGCCAAGTCCCCTGGATCGTCATGGAGTTGGTGGCGGGCGAGTCGCTGCGGGAGGCTCTGCGCCGCGGCCCCCTCCCGCCCGCCGAGGCCGCCCGGATCGGGCTCGCCGTCCTCGGCGCGCTGCGCGCCGCCCATGCCGTCGGCATCGTGCACCGGGACGTGAAGCCGGCCAACGTCCTGCTGGAGTCCGGCACCGGGCGCGTGGTCGTCACCGACTTCGGGACCGGTGACGGACATCCGGGGGACGCGCCCGCCGGTTTCGTCGCCCCCGAGCGCACGGGCCCCGGCGCCGGCCCCGCCGCCGACCTGTGGTCCCTGGGCGCCCTGCTCCGCGCCGCCCTGGGGGACGCGGATCCCGGCCCACTGGGCCCCCTGCTGGACCGACTGCACGCCGACGAGCCGGCGGCGCGTCCCGGCGCGGAGGAGGTCACGGCGGCACTGCGGACGTACCTGGGCGCCGGGCCCGTACGAGATCCGGAGCCGGCCCCGGCTCCGGACCCGGCGCAGGCACCCGCCCCGGATCCTGAGCCGGAAGCCACATCCGAGCCCGCCTCCGGATCCGTACCCGCACCCGCACCCGCCTCGGGATCCCCGTCCGGCCCTCGTCGCCGCACCCCGCGCACCGCGCTCGGCCTGCTCCTCGCGAAAAAAGCCGGACTCGGCTGA
- a CDS encoding succinic semialdehyde dehydrogenase codes for MTDTQAPDSTGTNPLAPAPEGARTAADVVTPELVAQLTKGVVGSGRTANHTPFTGEKLADLPESTPEDVLQAFEAARTAQAVWERTPVRQRAAVLLRFHDLVLERQAEVLDLIQLETGKARLHAHEEVQAVAVAARHYGRKAPAYLRPKRHTGAVPTLTKVTELRHPRGVVGQIAPWNYPLELSVGDALPAFVAGNAVVMKPDTETCLTALWARDLLIEAGLPEGVFQVVLGEGPVVGPEVVKHADYVSFTGSTRTGREVAQGAAARLVGVSLELGGKNAMLVLDDADIEKAAAGAVRACFSSAGQLCISIERLYVHESIADAFLERFAARTRAMRLGNSLAYGADMGSLVGERQLKTVERHVEEAVAKGARVIAGGKARPDIGPYFFEPTVLDGVEDSMAVCEEETFGPVVSIYRFSSEDEAVERANATPYGLNSSVWTKNAARGREVAARLRTGTVNVNEGYAPAYGSVQSPMGGMKDSGLGRRHGSEGILKYTEAQTVAQQRLLPMAPSLGMDDEGYARFMSTSLRLMKAFRFR; via the coding sequence ATGACGGACACGCAGGCCCCGGACAGCACCGGCACCAACCCCCTCGCGCCCGCACCCGAAGGCGCCCGCACCGCCGCCGACGTGGTCACCCCGGAACTGGTGGCGCAGCTCACCAAGGGTGTCGTCGGCTCCGGCCGTACGGCCAACCACACCCCGTTCACCGGCGAGAAGCTGGCCGACCTGCCCGAGTCCACGCCCGAGGACGTGCTCCAGGCCTTCGAGGCCGCCCGCACCGCACAGGCCGTGTGGGAGAGGACCCCGGTACGGCAGCGGGCCGCGGTCCTGCTCCGCTTCCACGACCTGGTCCTGGAACGCCAGGCCGAGGTGCTCGACCTGATCCAGCTGGAGACCGGCAAGGCCCGCCTGCACGCGCACGAGGAGGTGCAGGCCGTCGCGGTCGCGGCCCGCCACTACGGCCGCAAGGCCCCCGCCTATCTGCGGCCCAAGCGGCACACCGGCGCCGTCCCCACGCTCACCAAGGTCACCGAACTCCGCCACCCGCGCGGGGTCGTGGGCCAGATCGCCCCCTGGAACTACCCCCTGGAGCTGTCCGTCGGCGACGCGCTGCCCGCCTTCGTCGCCGGCAACGCGGTCGTCATGAAGCCGGACACCGAGACCTGCCTCACCGCGCTCTGGGCGCGCGACCTGCTGATCGAGGCCGGCCTGCCCGAGGGCGTCTTCCAGGTCGTGCTCGGCGAGGGCCCGGTCGTCGGCCCCGAGGTCGTCAAGCACGCCGACTACGTCTCCTTCACCGGCTCCACCCGCACCGGGCGCGAGGTCGCGCAAGGTGCGGCGGCCCGCCTGGTCGGCGTGTCCCTCGAACTCGGCGGCAAGAACGCCATGCTGGTGCTGGACGACGCCGACATCGAGAAGGCCGCCGCCGGTGCCGTACGCGCCTGCTTCTCCTCGGCCGGACAGCTCTGCATCTCCATCGAGCGGCTGTACGTGCACGAGTCGATCGCCGACGCCTTCCTGGAGCGCTTCGCCGCCCGCACCCGGGCCATGCGGCTCGGCAACTCCCTCGCCTACGGCGCCGACATGGGCTCGCTGGTCGGCGAGCGCCAGCTGAAGACCGTCGAACGGCACGTCGAGGAGGCCGTGGCGAAGGGTGCGAGGGTGATCGCGGGTGGCAAGGCCCGCCCGGACATCGGCCCGTACTTCTTCGAGCCGACCGTCCTCGACGGCGTCGAGGACTCCATGGCCGTGTGCGAGGAGGAGACCTTCGGACCGGTCGTGTCGATCTACCGCTTCTCCTCCGAGGACGAGGCGGTCGAGCGCGCCAACGCCACGCCGTACGGCCTCAACTCCTCGGTCTGGACGAAGAACGCCGCGCGTGGCCGCGAGGTCGCCGCCCGCCTGCGTACCGGCACGGTCAACGTCAACGAGGGCTACGCACCCGCCTACGGCAGCGTCCAGTCCCCGATGGGCGGCATGAAGGACTCCGGCCTCGGCCGCCGCCACGGCTCCGAGGGCATCCTCAAGTACACCGAGGCCCAGACGGTGGCCCAGCAGCGCCTGCTGCCGATGGCACCGTCGCTGGGCATGGACGACGAGGGGTACGCCCGCTTCATGAGCACGAGTCTCCGCCTGATGAAGGCATTCCGGTTCCGCTAG
- a CDS encoding GMC oxidoreductase — translation MSQEQSVQTRDEDGYDYDVIVVGSGFGGSVTALRLTEKGYRVGVLEAGRRFTRDALPKNSWDLKNYLWAPKLGMFGIQRIHLLGNVMVLAGAGVGGGSLNYANTLYVPPKAFFDDPQWREITDWQEELKPYYDQAQRMLGVRLNPTMTPSDVHLKAAAQRMGVGDTFHLAPVGVFFGDGKDSDGTAKAQPGGQVADPYFGGAGPARNACTECGECMTGCRHGAKNTLNENYLYLAEKRGAVVHPMTTVVSVTDDSRGGYAVATLPTDRKKKGEGRLFTARRVVLAAGTYGTQTLLHRMKAGGQLPYLSQRLGDLTRTNSEALVGAQTDNRRYRKATGEPQADFTRGVAITSSIHPDGNTHIEPVRYGKGSNSMGGLSILQVPYAEGSSRALAWLANAARHPLLVLRSLSNRRWSERTIIGLVMQSLDNSLTTYLKPGGVGKGLLTARQGHGAPNPKQIRAATEAASALAAEINGFAGSNVGELMGTPLTAHFLGGCPIGDSAETGVIDPYHRLYGHPGISVVDGAAVSANLGVNPSLTITAQAERAMSFWPNKGEEDPRPAPGTAYERLKPVEPQAPAVPAEAFGALRLPFLGMPTVPPKR, via the coding sequence GTGTCGCAGGAGCAGTCTGTCCAGACCCGGGACGAGGACGGGTACGACTACGACGTCATCGTGGTCGGATCGGGGTTCGGCGGCTCGGTGACCGCCCTCCGCCTGACCGAAAAGGGCTACAGGGTAGGCGTGCTGGAGGCGGGACGCCGTTTCACCCGGGACGCCCTGCCGAAGAACTCCTGGGACCTGAAGAACTACCTCTGGGCGCCCAAACTCGGCATGTTCGGCATCCAGCGGATCCACCTGCTGGGCAACGTCATGGTCCTCGCGGGCGCAGGCGTCGGCGGCGGCTCGCTCAACTACGCCAACACCCTCTACGTACCGCCGAAGGCCTTCTTCGACGACCCCCAGTGGCGGGAGATCACCGACTGGCAGGAGGAGTTGAAGCCGTACTACGACCAGGCCCAGCGCATGCTCGGCGTACGGCTCAACCCGACCATGACGCCCTCTGACGTGCACCTGAAGGCGGCGGCCCAGCGGATGGGCGTCGGCGACACCTTCCATCTCGCCCCGGTCGGCGTGTTCTTCGGCGACGGCAAGGACTCGGACGGGACGGCGAAGGCGCAGCCGGGCGGGCAGGTCGCGGACCCGTACTTCGGCGGGGCCGGTCCTGCCCGCAACGCCTGTACCGAGTGCGGGGAGTGCATGACCGGCTGCCGGCACGGCGCGAAGAACACCCTGAACGAGAACTACCTCTACCTTGCGGAGAAGCGAGGCGCGGTGGTCCACCCCATGACGACAGTCGTGTCCGTCACGGACGACTCACGGGGCGGGTACGCGGTGGCGACCCTGCCGACGGACCGGAAGAAGAAGGGCGAGGGCCGCCTCTTCACCGCCCGCAGGGTCGTCCTGGCGGCCGGCACCTACGGCACGCAGACCCTGCTGCACCGTATGAAGGCCGGCGGCCAGCTGCCGTACCTGTCGCAGCGACTCGGCGACCTGACCCGCACCAACTCCGAGGCGCTGGTCGGCGCGCAGACCGACAACCGCCGCTACCGCAAGGCGACCGGCGAGCCGCAGGCCGACTTCACGCGCGGTGTCGCCATCACGTCCTCGATCCACCCCGACGGCAACACCCACATCGAGCCGGTCCGCTACGGCAAGGGCTCGAACTCCATGGGCGGCCTGTCGATCCTCCAGGTGCCCTACGCCGAGGGCTCATCGAGGGCGCTGGCCTGGCTGGCGAACGCGGCCCGGCACCCGCTCCTGGTCCTGCGCTCCCTCTCCAACCGGCGCTGGTCCGAGCGGACCATCATCGGCCTGGTCATGCAGTCGCTGGACAACTCCCTGACGACGTACCTGAAGCCCGGCGGCGTCGGCAAGGGCCTGCTGACCGCCCGCCAGGGCCACGGCGCCCCCAACCCCAAGCAGATCAGGGCCGCCACAGAGGCCGCCTCCGCGCTGGCCGCCGAGATCAACGGTTTCGCCGGCAGCAACGTCGGCGAGCTGATGGGCACCCCGCTGACCGCGCACTTCCTCGGCGGCTGCCCCATCGGCGACTCCGCGGAGACGGGAGTGATCGACCCGTACCACCGCCTCTACGGCCACCCCGGCATCTCGGTCGTGGACGGCGCCGCGGTCTCGGCGAACCTGGGTGTGAACCCCTCGCTGACGATCACCGCGCAGGCCGAGCGCGCGATGTCCTTCTGGCCGAACAAGGGCGAGGAGGATCCGCGTCCGGCGCCGGGTACGGCGTACGAGCGGCTGAAGCCGGTGGAGCCGCAGGCCCCGGCGGTCCCGGCGGAGGCGTTCGGCGCCCTGCGTCTGCCGTTCCTGGGGATGCCGACGGTCCCGCCGAAGCGGTGA
- a CDS encoding chorismate mutase: protein MTTTTAEATIADARERIDALDDRIIGLIQERMAVSTVVQETRIASGGRRVNLSREMEILGRYREALGKPGTGLAMTLLELCRGRI from the coding sequence GTGACCACCACCACCGCGGAAGCGACCATCGCCGACGCCCGTGAGCGCATCGACGCGCTCGACGACCGGATCATCGGCCTCATCCAGGAACGGATGGCCGTGTCCACCGTCGTGCAGGAGACCCGTATCGCCTCCGGCGGCCGGCGGGTGAACCTCTCCCGTGAGATGGAGATCCTCGGCCGCTACCGCGAGGCGCTCGGCAAGCCGGGCACCGGCCTCGCCATGACCCTGCTCGAACTGTGCCGGGGCCGTATCTGA